Proteins from one Bacteroides zhangwenhongii genomic window:
- a CDS encoding RagB/SusD family nutrient uptake outer membrane protein, which translates to MRLKDKITQISGMLAIAACCLTSCDYLDVVPPEQAQLIDATKTPEATKGFLYSCYAGIKEYFPWQYTNVEASTDEYALPPLWGHDGQKVAWGLATPGNAAAWKWGTFYRYIGQCHLFLSQLENAQGISEVLKKEWKAEANFLIAYYHFLLLEYYGPIPITDSYIDMDTPSNEYNGRSHFDYVTSWICMKLDKAAEDLPASRVGDEWGRATSTIAKAIKARLLLYAASPLWNGKFPFPDWKNEKCTTPGYGYELVSKTYDPDKWERALTACKDALEWAEGDGGNSLMGISACESMISNDQLNDPFSKLKAPVENSAFTDEFKKRIMLMRYIVTTRYSDGNKEMIWGVAGTDTYNQKMASLPLHCSKQNNGTYWNDGYSGISPFLNAVENFYTKDGELPRIAAEQGKFAAEDTWYEPYNGDIIRLNANREPRFYAWIAFDGDQYAVKLNDGNPLVIDLKDPAKQGKSVTGNSARNYCVTGYLCKKFIRPNTNWTQYGNLDQKDYPATIIRLAELYLNLAECYASKDNPDETNALKYLNTIRRRAGISELTHEMIETSGVSLVDWIRNERFIELYGEGHRYYDARRWMIAPQVFAAGVRKGLNIEKLENPSFEELNQPVSVQQDFKWENRMYLAPVFVNEVYKNTQMVQAPEY; encoded by the coding sequence ATGAGACTGAAAGATAAAATAACCCAAATAAGCGGAATGCTTGCAATAGCTGCCTGCTGTCTGACATCTTGCGACTATCTGGATGTGGTTCCTCCCGAACAAGCCCAATTGATAGATGCCACTAAAACACCGGAAGCCACCAAAGGATTCCTCTATTCCTGCTATGCCGGTATCAAAGAATATTTTCCGTGGCAATATACCAATGTGGAAGCATCAACGGATGAATATGCCCTACCTCCGCTATGGGGACATGACGGACAAAAAGTAGCATGGGGTCTCGCTACTCCTGGTAATGCCGCTGCCTGGAAATGGGGAACGTTCTACCGTTACATCGGCCAATGCCATTTGTTCCTCTCACAGTTGGAAAATGCGCAAGGCATATCCGAAGTTCTGAAGAAAGAGTGGAAAGCGGAAGCCAACTTCCTCATCGCTTATTATCATTTCCTGTTGCTCGAATACTACGGGCCGATTCCCATCACCGACTCTTATATCGACATGGACACACCGTCGAATGAATACAATGGCCGTTCCCACTTCGACTATGTGACAAGTTGGATTTGTATGAAACTAGACAAGGCGGCAGAGGATCTTCCCGCCTCCCGTGTAGGAGATGAATGGGGACGCGCCACTTCTACCATTGCCAAAGCTATCAAAGCCCGTCTATTACTGTACGCAGCTTCACCGTTATGGAACGGCAAATTCCCTTTCCCTGACTGGAAGAACGAGAAATGTACTACACCGGGATATGGCTACGAACTGGTCAGCAAGACTTACGATCCAGACAAGTGGGAACGTGCATTGACAGCTTGTAAAGATGCACTGGAATGGGCCGAGGGTGACGGCGGTAACTCATTGATGGGCATCTCAGCCTGCGAAAGCATGATCAGCAACGATCAGCTAAACGATCCTTTCAGCAAGTTAAAAGCACCTGTAGAAAACAGCGCATTCACCGACGAGTTTAAAAAGCGTATCATGTTAATGCGTTACATCGTAACCACCCGCTACTCCGATGGAAACAAAGAAATGATCTGGGGAGTAGCCGGAACGGACACTTATAACCAGAAAATGGCATCTTTGCCCTTGCATTGCAGCAAGCAAAACAACGGTACTTACTGGAACGACGGTTACAGCGGAATATCACCATTTCTTAATGCCGTAGAAAATTTCTATACCAAAGACGGTGAACTGCCACGCATCGCTGCCGAACAAGGAAAGTTTGCAGCAGAAGATACATGGTATGAACCTTATAATGGAGATATCATCCGCTTGAATGCCAATCGTGAACCGCGCTTCTACGCATGGATTGCTTTTGACGGCGACCAATATGCCGTGAAGTTAAATGACGGGAATCCGTTGGTCATCGACCTCAAAGATCCTGCCAAACAAGGAAAGAGCGTCACAGGAAACAGTGCGCGCAACTATTGTGTAACCGGTTATCTCTGCAAGAAGTTTATCCGTCCGAACACCAACTGGACTCAATATGGCAATCTCGACCAGAAAGATTATCCGGCTACCATTATCCGCCTGGCAGAGCTTTATCTCAATCTGGCAGAATGCTATGCATCCAAAGATAATCCGGATGAAACAAATGCATTAAAATACTTGAACACTATCCGTCGTCGTGCCGGTATCTCCGAACTAACGCACGAAATGATTGAGACATCAGGAGTATCTCTGGTGGACTGGATACGCAATGAACGTTTCATTGAACTGTATGGCGAAGGCCACCGCTACTATGATGCCCGCCGCTGGATGATTGCTCCGCAAGTATTTGCAGCAGGCGTACGCAAAGGACTTAATATAGAAAAATTGGAAAACCCGTCTTTTGAAGAGCTGAATCAGCCTGTCTCCGTACAGCAAGACTTCAAATGGGAAAATCGTATGTATCTGGCTCCGGTATTCGTGAACGAAGTGTATAAAAACACACAGATGGTTCAAGCACCGGAATATTAA
- a CDS encoding DUF1735 domain-containing protein, with protein MKKLTYSFLFLGTIIALGGCKEDSYEDLIPEQYDKILYLKNYGQQTLELFDDGSPVDYSLTVVKTGSNPAATAQAQVKIMSQTEIDKDARYQGNNYKVISSDCYTYKTEILDLTSSETYKQIKMKISPTKILEEINATKGENPNYVYTIPFRLSSPNDQVNEEKKDLILKLNVTKLSIYFKKGSQTVDLNTLPGDEWAFETGIAMVSGVQNTWDFIADIEVDQRQEVLEEYNTSNNTSYLMIPDGAIVNTNAGVFEAGNNETAATIRIQRSGLAKGYTYLVPLKLKPITDIETITVSDKMHYIILEYPLDPEDDKINLTVDSFFDIYGWHIANDYGNMLDDDNSTHFETQYWAVTGNSTYGTPLDVKLGKEVHSVMFEYITRGTGSTNPSDITLWASNNDEVTSNADSNSWFKLGEVSNTPAVGEEYKKFTSKVYISSTPFKYLRIAVKKGNSAVDGTASSAGGCWGVAKLTIWAN; from the coding sequence ATGAAGAAATTAACATATTCATTCCTTTTCTTGGGAACAATCATTGCACTAGGAGGCTGCAAAGAAGACAGCTACGAAGACTTGATTCCCGAGCAATATGACAAGATTCTCTACTTGAAGAACTACGGGCAGCAGACTTTAGAGCTCTTCGATGACGGTTCACCGGTAGACTATTCACTGACTGTGGTAAAAACCGGAAGCAATCCTGCGGCTACCGCACAGGCACAAGTAAAAATTATGTCTCAAACTGAGATTGACAAAGACGCACGTTACCAAGGTAACAATTACAAAGTGATTTCTTCCGATTGTTACACCTACAAAACGGAAATACTCGACTTGACCTCTTCTGAAACTTACAAACAGATAAAAATGAAAATATCTCCGACCAAGATATTGGAAGAAATAAATGCGACAAAGGGAGAGAATCCGAATTATGTATATACGATTCCTTTCCGTCTCAGTAGTCCGAACGATCAAGTCAATGAAGAAAAGAAAGACTTGATTCTGAAACTGAATGTAACCAAGTTGAGTATCTACTTCAAAAAAGGAAGCCAGACTGTCGATTTGAACACATTGCCAGGAGACGAATGGGCCTTTGAAACCGGAATAGCTATGGTATCCGGAGTACAGAATACTTGGGATTTCATTGCTGACATAGAAGTTGACCAAAGACAAGAGGTATTGGAGGAATATAATACAAGCAATAATACTTCCTATCTGATGATTCCTGACGGTGCTATCGTCAATACCAACGCAGGTGTATTTGAAGCAGGAAACAATGAAACCGCCGCTACCATAAGAATCCAACGTTCCGGATTGGCAAAAGGATATACTTATTTAGTTCCTTTAAAACTCAAGCCAATCACTGATATAGAAACAATTACAGTTAGTGATAAAATGCATTATATAATACTGGAATATCCGCTAGATCCGGAAGATGACAAGATTAATTTAACAGTAGACAGTTTCTTCGATATATATGGTTGGCATATAGCTAATGACTATGGTAATATGCTTGATGATGACAACTCGACACATTTTGAGACCCAATATTGGGCAGTTACGGGAAATTCAACTTATGGGACTCCATTAGATGTCAAATTAGGGAAAGAAGTGCATTCCGTCATGTTTGAATATATAACCAGAGGCACAGGAAGTACCAACCCTAGTGACATTACACTTTGGGCTTCCAACAATGATGAAGTGACAAGCAACGCAGACTCAAATAGTTGGTTCAAACTCGGTGAAGTATCAAATACTCCTGCAGTAGGTGAAGAATATAAAAAATTCACCTCTAAAGTATATATTTCATCTACTCCATTCAAATATTTAAGAATAGCCGTTAAAAAAGGAAATTCTGCGGTTGATGGAACTGCTTCTTCCGCTGGCGGTTGTTGGGGTGTAGCGAAATTAACCATATGGGCAAATTAA
- a CDS encoding M60 family metallopeptidase produces the protein MKHIYNYLTFLFCLFTMTVYTGCKDDEEELIAKQFEIDGSELNKEIDFRSTTISIPVKTNMRVSEWTVNSNQKWVTAFQQKDEITLSILDSKLTNERTAKITVTSEIADVNYTITLTQYGINDVQFKDDKKIVPTGGKANQQHGNDGIENSYDTSLETGYHSPWEYKIDDPTTRFPVILDYYFANNSYKIDKIVYYQPYGNGAIGKFKLGYSLEEKQKYENDDFTFLKDENNEDEIFDFKQSGGTQILDTDKLPQGTKAIRFHVLDGYGNNKNPDNEASGKVEGFVACKDMSFYEKTNYREMNDPILQVFTDLTCSELKPDVTDEAIEALTSNTLKRVAKALKDNTYDEWEKNFRIREYEAYSDNNYWATQIQTKKYSDLDNPTGIYVKKDEELMVLVGKIPDGQQVSLQCIWEEGGTKQDFDHQDPNAQNYVQTATSGDKYSLVEGVNMLKMKGQGQLFVMYNVKGEGLKQNPAPVKIHIPLGRGIVNGFFDLKEHKTDAKYAELLSKATHKYFCVRGERMMFYFHRLKMLDAAPTEILSAIHLWDNILKWEQEMSGVEKYRQEGSYNNHMFSISPEGSYMWASDYRVAFVYTYLRNILLYDNVMAAEDNAWGPAHEMGHVHQYAINWPSSTESSNNLFSNYVIYRLGKYKSRGRGLDYMAKSVYGDGRAWYNMGSSTHQNEDTEVHMRMNWQLWIYYELCKGTADNPTIWPRIFEIMRTTYGNIPENDPGKRQMAFVKAVCEATGEDLTEFFETWGFFKPVNESIEQYGSFQYTVTKTMIEETKQYIKSLKYPKAAPIQYIEDRKQEFFTESDSRYKEVGDVGYYTTFKDNVKITKTPTYTEKASTQGKAIVVSNGDQAVAFEVRKQTGSEENLIMGETVYFSNSFDFFVPRTVSMAGCGLYAVQADGTRILMKRTN, from the coding sequence ATGAAACATATATACAATTATCTGACTTTCCTTTTCTGTCTCTTTACCATGACCGTCTATACGGGCTGTAAAGACGATGAAGAAGAACTCATAGCCAAACAATTCGAGATAGACGGAAGCGAATTGAATAAAGAGATCGATTTCCGTAGCACAACAATCTCTATTCCTGTAAAGACGAATATGCGTGTAAGTGAATGGACCGTGAATTCGAACCAGAAATGGGTAACGGCATTCCAGCAAAAAGATGAAATCACTTTATCTATTCTGGATAGTAAGCTGACAAATGAGCGTACAGCCAAAATCACAGTTACATCAGAAATAGCAGATGTAAACTATACCATCACTTTGACACAATATGGGATTAATGATGTCCAGTTTAAAGATGACAAGAAAATTGTCCCAACCGGCGGAAAGGCTAATCAACAACATGGTAATGACGGAATAGAAAACTCATACGATACCAGTCTTGAGACAGGATATCATTCACCTTGGGAATACAAGATTGATGATCCTACAACCAGGTTTCCCGTCATACTAGACTATTACTTTGCAAATAATAGCTATAAAATAGACAAAATCGTCTACTATCAACCCTATGGTAATGGAGCCATTGGTAAATTTAAACTAGGATACAGCCTAGAAGAAAAACAAAAATATGAGAATGACGACTTTACATTCTTAAAAGACGAAAACAACGAAGATGAGATTTTCGACTTTAAGCAAAGTGGAGGTACTCAAATTTTAGACACAGACAAACTTCCACAAGGAACTAAAGCGATTCGCTTCCACGTATTGGATGGTTATGGCAACAATAAGAATCCAGACAATGAAGCTTCCGGCAAGGTGGAAGGATTCGTAGCATGTAAAGATATGTCATTCTACGAAAAGACTAACTATCGTGAAATGAACGATCCTATATTACAAGTGTTCACTGACCTTACTTGTTCTGAGTTGAAACCGGATGTTACCGACGAAGCTATTGAAGCATTAACTAGCAATACACTGAAACGTGTAGCGAAAGCGCTCAAAGACAATACGTATGACGAATGGGAAAAGAATTTCCGTATCCGAGAATACGAAGCATATAGCGACAACAACTATTGGGCAACCCAAATACAGACTAAAAAATACTCTGACTTGGATAACCCGACCGGTATCTATGTAAAAAAGGATGAAGAGTTAATGGTATTAGTGGGTAAGATTCCTGATGGTCAACAAGTTTCACTGCAATGTATTTGGGAAGAAGGCGGAACAAAGCAGGACTTCGACCACCAAGACCCGAATGCGCAGAACTACGTACAAACAGCAACCAGCGGAGACAAATACTCATTGGTGGAAGGAGTAAATATGTTGAAGATGAAAGGACAAGGACAGCTCTTCGTAATGTATAACGTGAAAGGAGAAGGTCTGAAACAAAATCCTGCTCCTGTGAAGATTCATATCCCGTTGGGACGTGGTATCGTCAACGGTTTCTTCGACTTGAAAGAACATAAAACAGATGCTAAATATGCGGAATTGCTGAGCAAGGCAACCCACAAATATTTCTGTGTACGTGGCGAACGAATGATGTTCTATTTCCACCGACTGAAAATGTTGGACGCAGCTCCTACGGAGATTCTGTCCGCTATCCATCTTTGGGATAACATTCTGAAATGGGAACAGGAAATGAGTGGGGTTGAGAAATATCGCCAAGAGGGATCCTACAATAACCATATGTTCTCCATTTCTCCGGAAGGAAGTTATATGTGGGCTTCAGACTATCGCGTCGCTTTCGTTTACACTTACCTGAGAAACATTCTGCTTTACGATAACGTAATGGCAGCAGAAGACAACGCTTGGGGACCGGCACACGAAATGGGTCATGTTCACCAATATGCCATCAACTGGCCTAGTTCTACTGAATCAAGCAACAACTTGTTCTCCAACTACGTTATCTACCGCTTAGGCAAATACAAATCACGCGGACGCGGATTGGACTATATGGCGAAATCCGTTTACGGAGATGGTCGCGCTTGGTATAATATGGGTAGCTCCACCCACCAAAATGAAGATACCGAAGTACATATGCGTATGAATTGGCAACTGTGGATCTACTATGAATTGTGCAAAGGAACAGCAGATAACCCGACTATTTGGCCGAGAATATTCGAAATCATGCGTACAACTTATGGAAATATTCCGGAAAATGATCCGGGAAAACGCCAAATGGCATTTGTGAAAGCGGTGTGCGAAGCCACAGGGGAAGACCTCACGGAATTCTTCGAGACATGGGGATTCTTCAAACCGGTTAACGAATCTATCGAACAATACGGTTCATTCCAATATACGGTGACAAAAACTATGATTGAGGAGACAAAACAGTATATCAAGAGTCTAAAATATCCGAAAGCCGCTCCGATTCAGTACATCGAAGACCGTAAACAGGAATTCTTCACAGAAAGCGATTCCCGCTACAAAGAAGTGGGTGATGTAGGTTACTATACTACGTTCAAGGATAATGTTAAGATTACCAAAACTCCGACATACACAGAGAAAGCCTCTACACAAGGAAAAGCGATTGTTGTCAGCAACGGAGACCAGGCAGTAGCTTTTGAGGTAAGAAAACAAACCGGTAGCGAAGAGAATTTAATTATGGGAGAGACAGTTTACTTCTCCAACTCATTCGACTTTTTCGTTCCTCGCACCGTCTCTATGGCAGGTTGTGGTCTCTATGCCGTGCAAGCAGACGGGACACGCATATTGATGAAACGCACAAACTAA
- a CDS encoding M60 family metallopeptidase, with translation MKIANKLTFLFLFIFIFNGIQACSKTQIFATPNPPEEENKIKDIVLPEDIQVIPYGGKASECQPGADIDKSYDGLFTTELSESHYHSSWSNTTFPVTLEYFFKGDTDINYVIYHTRSGNGNFGELEVYTSTDPDRKQYTLQGTYDFKMKNDPSRIVFKENMKATGIKFVVKSGLGNFVSCDEMLFFKKNTDKTLENELLTVFKDITCSELKPDVTDEKINNLPNEYFIHIAKVLKNGSYDEWEKEFRIRNYNAYSDINEWAEKLMTKHYSSLDNLTGIAVEKDDEILVLVGDTDGHEVSLQCVGEEKTNFWAEKEYVQTAASGSVYYLEPGINKIKVRNKGQLFVMYNCDLTNHPKPIKIHIPPGSGTVSGFFDLKEHKTNTKYAELLAKSTDKYFGVRGDKIIFYFHRDKLREFVKDEILSAINLWDNIISWEQELMGIENVRPSQVNNHLFAISPEGAYMWASDYRIAFVYTYLENILLYDKVMSAKDNAWGPAHEIGHIHQQAIDWPSSTESSNNLFSNFILYKLGKYCSRGTELNLPKAADNRMTDNDGNITGMTLSEAHCVLNRPWCKFGSNYQGENTELHMRMNWQLWNYYHRCGHKPDFWQKLFRLMRDNRTNSNNPGEKQLLFARMACEAAQEDLTEFFEMWGFFVPVNTQIEQYGHYNYIVTEDMINETKQAMSRYRTKAKPFYYLEDRKAGDTGLDTTPPDVGYYTQFTKPSPITKKIKGVINGREVAITNGEEAVAFELREKDANGKLLYFSTFTRFEIPASVSLTYAKLCAVQADGKRILLSE, from the coding sequence ATGAAAATAGCCAATAAACTTACTTTCTTGTTCCTATTCATCTTTATTTTCAATGGAATACAGGCGTGTAGCAAAACGCAAATTTTTGCTACCCCCAATCCCCCGGAAGAGGAAAACAAGATAAAAGACATAGTACTTCCGGAAGATATTCAAGTAATTCCATACGGAGGGAAAGCCAGCGAATGCCAGCCCGGAGCTGACATCGACAAATCATACGATGGTTTGTTCACAACAGAACTATCCGAATCACATTATCACAGTTCATGGAGCAATACAACCTTTCCGGTCACTTTGGAATATTTTTTCAAAGGGGATACGGATATCAATTACGTCATCTACCATACACGCTCCGGCAACGGCAACTTCGGTGAATTAGAGGTATATACATCTACCGATCCCGACAGGAAACAATATACTTTACAAGGGACATACGACTTTAAGATGAAAAACGACCCGAGCAGAATCGTTTTCAAAGAAAACATGAAAGCAACGGGAATAAAGTTTGTCGTCAAGAGCGGATTAGGTAATTTTGTCAGTTGCGATGAGATGCTTTTTTTCAAGAAGAATACCGACAAGACATTAGAAAACGAGTTGTTGACAGTATTTAAGGATATCACTTGCAGCGAACTGAAGCCGGATGTTACCGATGAAAAAATCAACAACTTACCTAATGAATATTTCATCCACATAGCCAAAGTGCTGAAAAACGGTTCCTACGATGAGTGGGAAAAAGAGTTCCGTATCCGTAACTATAACGCTTACAGTGATATCAACGAATGGGCCGAGAAACTGATGACCAAACATTACAGTAGCCTTGACAACCTGACAGGCATCGCAGTGGAGAAAGACGATGAAATTTTGGTTCTCGTCGGCGACACTGACGGACACGAGGTTTCATTGCAATGCGTGGGAGAAGAGAAAACAAACTTCTGGGCAGAAAAAGAATATGTACAGACTGCCGCTTCGGGCAGTGTCTATTATCTGGAACCGGGAATCAATAAAATCAAGGTACGCAATAAAGGGCAACTATTTGTCATGTACAACTGCGACCTGACCAACCATCCGAAACCCATAAAAATACATATTCCACCAGGTAGCGGAACGGTTAGCGGCTTTTTCGACCTAAAAGAACATAAGACAAATACCAAATACGCCGAACTGCTAGCCAAGTCCACCGACAAATATTTCGGAGTACGTGGAGACAAGATTATCTTCTATTTCCACCGGGACAAGTTGCGTGAGTTCGTAAAAGACGAGATATTATCCGCCATCAATCTGTGGGACAATATCATCAGTTGGGAACAAGAGTTAATGGGAATTGAGAATGTACGCCCCTCCCAAGTAAACAACCATCTGTTTGCCATCTCTCCCGAAGGCGCATATATGTGGGCATCCGATTACCGCATCGCATTTGTGTATACCTACCTGGAGAATATTCTATTGTATGACAAGGTGATGAGTGCCAAAGACAATGCTTGGGGACCTGCGCATGAAATCGGGCACATCCATCAACAGGCTATCGACTGGCCCAGCTCTACTGAATCATCCAACAATCTGTTTTCCAATTTCATCCTGTATAAACTGGGAAAATACTGTTCACGCGGCACAGAACTGAATCTCCCGAAAGCTGCCGATAACCGGATGACCGACAATGATGGAAATATCACAGGAATGACGCTCTCGGAAGCCCATTGTGTACTTAACCGTCCTTGGTGCAAATTCGGCAGTAATTATCAAGGAGAAAATACGGAACTACATATGCGCATGAATTGGCAACTGTGGAATTATTATCATCGTTGCGGACATAAACCGGATTTCTGGCAAAAGCTATTCAGGCTGATGCGCGACAACCGGACGAATTCAAACAATCCGGGAGAGAAACAACTATTATTTGCACGAATGGCTTGCGAAGCCGCACAAGAAGATCTAACCGAATTTTTCGAAATGTGGGGATTCTTTGTTCCTGTGAACACCCAAATAGAGCAATATGGCCATTACAACTATATCGTGACGGAAGACATGATAAACGAGACCAAGCAAGCAATGTCCAGATACCGGACAAAAGCCAAACCGTTCTATTACCTTGAAGACCGGAAAGCCGGTGACACCGGACTGGATACAACTCCTCCAGATGTGGGTTACTACACACAATTCACAAAGCCGAGCCCCATAACAAAGAAAATCAAAGGCGTTATTAACGGACGGGAAGTTGCTATCACGAATGGAGAAGAAGCTGTAGCTTTCGAATTAAGAGAGAAAGATGCCAATGGAAAACTACTTTATTTTTCTACCTTTACAAGATTCGAAATCCCTGCAAGCGTATCATTGACATACGCCAAGCTATGTGCCGTACAAGCTGATGGAAAACGTATTTTACTGTCTGAATAG
- a CDS encoding Gfo/Idh/MocA family protein, giving the protein MKKLLTAAAIGLTLLTLHTSCTQPQKAQEAFAPIKVETPVRPAGQEDVIQLVAPKIDTVRVGFIGLGMRGPGAVERWTHIPNTKIVALCDLLPERVEKSQEILKKAGLPEATSYSGSEDAWKQLCERNDIDLVYIATDWKHHAEMGVYAMEHGKHVAIEVPAAMTLDEIWQLINTSEKTRKHCMQLENCVYDFFELTSLNMAQQGVFGEVLHVEGSYIHNLEDFWPAYWNNWRMDYNHKNRGDVYATHGMGPACQLLNIHRGDRMKTLVSMDTKAVNGPAYIKKQTGEEVTDFQNGDQTSTLIRTENGKTMLIQHNVMTPRPYSRMYQVVGTDGYASKYPIEEYCLRPSQVDSKDVPNHENLNAHGSVPEDVKKALMDKYKDPIHIELEETAKKIGGHGGMDFIMDYRLAYCLQNGLPLDMDVYDLAEWCCMAELTRLSIENNSAPVEVPDFTRGGWNKVKGYRHAFAK; this is encoded by the coding sequence ATAAAAAAACTACTCACAGCTGCCGCAATCGGCCTTACATTGTTAACGTTGCACACCAGCTGTACACAACCCCAAAAGGCTCAAGAAGCTTTCGCTCCCATTAAAGTAGAAACTCCTGTACGCCCTGCCGGACAAGAGGATGTCATTCAACTCGTTGCTCCTAAGATCGATACCGTACGGGTCGGATTCATCGGATTAGGAATGCGCGGACCCGGCGCTGTAGAAAGATGGACTCATATTCCAAATACTAAGATCGTAGCTTTGTGTGACCTACTTCCTGAGCGGGTGGAGAAATCACAAGAAATTCTGAAAAAAGCGGGATTACCCGAAGCAACCTCTTACAGTGGGTCGGAAGATGCTTGGAAACAACTCTGCGAACGGAACGACATCGACCTTGTATATATCGCCACCGACTGGAAACACCATGCGGAAATGGGCGTTTACGCCATGGAACATGGAAAGCACGTAGCTATCGAAGTTCCTGCCGCTATGACACTGGACGAGATCTGGCAATTAATCAATACTTCCGAGAAGACCCGTAAACACTGTATGCAACTTGAAAACTGTGTATATGACTTCTTCGAGCTGACCAGTCTGAATATGGCTCAACAAGGCGTATTCGGCGAGGTGCTCCATGTAGAAGGTTCATACATTCACAATCTGGAAGATTTCTGGCCAGCATACTGGAATAACTGGAGGATGGACTACAATCATAAGAATCGCGGTGATGTATATGCCACTCATGGCATGGGTCCTGCTTGCCAGTTACTTAACATCCACCGTGGCGACCGTATGAAAACTTTGGTGTCAATGGATACAAAAGCAGTCAACGGACCGGCTTATATTAAAAAGCAAACAGGAGAAGAAGTTACCGATTTCCAGAATGGCGATCAGACCTCCACATTGATTCGCACGGAGAATGGAAAAACGATGCTGATTCAGCACAATGTAATGACTCCCCGCCCGTACAGCCGTATGTATCAAGTTGTAGGAACTGACGGTTACGCAAGTAAGTATCCGATTGAAGAATACTGCTTGAGACCTTCACAAGTAGACTCAAAAGACGTGCCGAATCACGAAAATCTGAACGCACATGGTTCTGTTCCTGAAGATGTAAAGAAAGCATTGATGGATAAATATAAAGATCCTATCCACATAGAGTTGGAAGAAACAGCTAAGAAAATAGGCGGTCACGGCGGCATGGACTTTATCATGGACTATCGTTTGGCTTATTGCCTGCAGAACGGACTGCCATTGGATATGGATGTATACGACTTGGCAGAATGGTGCTGTATGGCCGAACTGACCAGACTTTCTATCGAAAACAATTCGGCTCCGGTTGAAGTCCCCGATTTCACACGTGGCGGATGGAACAAGGTGAAAGGCTATCGTCACGCATTTGCAAAATAA
- a CDS encoding YitT family protein produces the protein MKTAIPKPSKQSIIREARDYVMIAVGMILYGIGWTVFLLPNDITTGGVPGIASIVYWATGFPVQYTYFAINFFLLLLALKLLGLKFCIKTIFGVFTLTFFLSVIQKMATGISLLHDQPFMACVIGASFCGGGIGVAFSSNGSTGGTDIIAAIINKYRDITLGRVVLICDMIIISSSYFVLKDWEKVVYGFVTLYICSFVLDQVVNSARQSVQFFIISNKYEEIGRCINEYPHRGVTIINATGFYTGREVKMMFVLAKKRESPIIFRLIKDIDPNAFVSQSAVIGVYGEGFDHIKIK, from the coding sequence ATGAAAACAGCTATTCCAAAACCCTCCAAACAGAGCATTATCCGTGAAGCCAGAGATTATGTAATGATTGCCGTCGGCATGATTTTGTACGGCATCGGCTGGACAGTATTCTTACTACCTAACGATATAACCACCGGAGGAGTACCGGGTATCGCATCTATCGTATATTGGGCTACCGGCTTCCCCGTGCAATACACATATTTCGCCATCAACTTTTTCTTGCTTTTGCTTGCCCTTAAATTATTAGGGTTGAAGTTCTGTATCAAAACGATTTTTGGAGTATTCACTTTGACCTTTTTTTTGTCTGTTATTCAAAAGATGGCGACAGGTATCAGTCTGCTTCACGACCAGCCATTCATGGCATGTGTCATAGGAGCCTCATTTTGCGGAGGTGGTATCGGTGTAGCCTTTTCATCCAACGGGAGTACAGGTGGAACAGACATTATCGCTGCCATCATCAACAAATATAGAGACATCACTTTAGGACGAGTTGTATTAATTTGTGATATGATTATTATCTCTTCCAGTTATTTTGTCTTAAAAGACTGGGAAAAAGTGGTGTATGGATTTGTAACTCTATATATTTGTAGTTTCGTTCTTGACCAGGTAGTGAACAGCGCACGCCAATCCGTACAATTCTTTATCATATCCAACAAATATGAAGAAATAGGGCGGTGTATTAACGAATATCCACATCGGGGAGTGACGATTATCAATGCAACCGGTTTTTATACGGGACGTGAAGTGAAGATGATGTTCGTATTAGCGAAAAAACGGGAATCACCTATCATATTCCGGTTGATTAAAGATATAGACCCGAATGCTTTTGTTTCACAAAGTGCAGTCATCGGAGTGTATGGAGAAGGATTTGATCATATAAAAATAAAATAA